The Streptomyces sp. NBC_00483 genome contains the following window.
AAGCGGTGGAACGGGCCGCCGAGGTGCTCAACGCGGGCGACAAGGTGGCCATCCTCGTCGGCCAGGGCGCGGCCGGTGCGAAGGACGAGGTGTGCGAGGTCGCCGAACTCCTCGGCGCCGGAGTCGCCAAGGCCCTGCTCGGCAAGGACGTCCTCTCCGATGAACTCCCGTACGTGACCGGGGCGTCGGGCCTGCTCGGCACCCGCCCCTCCTACGAGCTGATGCGGGACTGCGACACCCTCCTCACCATCGGCTCCAGCTTCCCGTACGCGCAGTTCCTGCCCGAGTACGGCAAGGCGCGCGGCGTGCAGATCGACATCGACCCGCACATGATCGGCATGCGCTACCCGTACGAGGTGAACCTCGTCGGCGACGCCCGCGCGACGCTCAAGCGCCTGCTGCCGCTGCTGCGCCGCAACGAGGCCCGCGACTGGTTCGACGAGACCTGCGCCGGCGTCCGGCGCTGGCACGAAGCCATGGACCGTCGCGCCGGGTTGAGCGCCGACCCGATCAACCCGGAACACGTCGCCCGCGCCCTCGACCCGCTGCTCCCGGACAACGCGATCCTCACCTCGGACTCCGGCTCCGCCGCCAACTGGTACGCCCGCCACATCACCATGCGGGGCACGATGCGCGGCTCCCTGTCCGGCACCCTCGCCACGATGGGCTGCGGCGTCCCGTACGCGATCGGGGCCAAGTACGCCCATCCCGACCGGCCCGTCGTCGCGCTCGTCGGTGACGGTGCGATGCAGATGAACGGGCTCGCCGAACTCATCACCGCCGCCAAGTACCGGCACCGCTGGACCGATCAACGCCTCGTCGTCGGTGTGTTCAACAACCGGGACCTCAACCAGGTGACCTGGGAGCTGCGCGCCATGGGCGGCGCGCCGTCCTTCGAGCCCTCGCAGGAGCTCCCCGACGTCGACTACGCCGCGTTCGCCCGACAGTTGGGCCTTACCGGCATCCGCGTCGAGAAGCCCGCCGACGTCACCGAGGCCTGGAGCGCGGCGCTCGCCGCGGACGGGCCCGCCGTCGTCGATTTCCGCACCGACCCGTCCGTGCCGCCGATCCCGCCGCACGCGACGTGGGAGCAGATGGAGTCCACGGCCGAGGCGATCCTCAAGGGCGACCCGCAGAGCACGCACGTGGTCAAGCAGGGCTTCAAGGCGAAGATGCAGGAGTTCATGCCGGGCGTCGGCAAGCGCGGCCACTGACGTAGTTCGCGGTCCGACCTGAGACCGGTGGGGCCTTGCGGGCAGGGGGAGCGGCAGTGGACGCGCGGGACGCGCTGGGGGAGCGGGACGGCACGGCCGGGCAGGACGACGCGGCCGGTCCGAGCTGGCCCGCGACGGCCAAGCACCGTCTGGGATTCCGTGTATTCGGCGTGGCCGTCGGCGGGCCGTGCGCCGCAGAGAGCGATTCCGTCCTCGACGCGCTGTGCGACAACCTCCGCTCAGTGGAGGACTTCACCGACGTGCATGCGGCCGCCGACCTGTTCCGCGTGATCTGACCCGCGCCTCGCTCAGCGCTCATGTACCGGCTTCGGCGCGTCCACCACGTCCAGGAACACCTGATCGGCCTCGGGCCAGCGATCTCGCACCGCCCGCTTGACGCGCTCGAAGACCAGCTCCAGGCGCTCGCTCTCGATGCCGGGCGCGAGATCGACCCGCGCCGCGACCAGCGTCGAGTCCGTTCCCAGCTGCATCGTGTGCAGCGCCGCCACATTGTCGATCTCGGGCTGCTCGGCGAGGAGTTCGCGGATGCCGCGGTGCATCTCGGGGTCGCCGGCCTCGCCGATCAACTGGTCGCGGGCGCTCCTGCCGAGCCGGTACGCCACGTACACGAGCAGCACCCCGATGGAGAACGAGGCGGCCGCCTCCCACTCGATCCGCCCCGTCACCATGTGCAGCGTCATCCCACCCGCCGCGAGGAGCACGCCGATCACCGCCGTGCCGTCCTCGGCGAGGACCGTACGGAGCGCGGGGTCCGAGCCGATGCCCTCGCCCGGCTGGGTGCGCACCTGGTGCACGGCGCGGATCAGCGAGCTGCCCTCCGCGAGCAGTGCCACACCGAGGACCGCGAGCCCGGCGACGTACCCGCTGTGGGACTCCTCCTGACCGCCCGACGTCAGCGCTTCGAACCCCTGGAAGAACGAGAAGCAGCCGCCCATCACGAAGATGCCGACGGCGGCGATCAGCGACCAGAAGAACCGCTCCTTGCCGTACCCGAACGGATGCCTGTGGTCGGCGGGCCGGCGGCTGCGCCGCAGTGCGGCCAGCAGGAACACCTCGTTGAGGCTGTCGGCCACCGAGTGCGCCGCCTCCGAGAGCAGCGCGGGTGACGCGGCGAACAGACCGCCGACGGCCTTGGCCACGGCGATCAGCAGATTGGCGGCGAGCGCCACCAGAACGGTGATCCGGGTCCGCCGGTCGTCTTCCTTGGAATTCTTCGCGGTCACGTCAACTCGCAGAGGGTGAGTGGAGTACAGGGGGAATTCTCGGGAACTCGGCGCCCCGAGGAGGTATTTACCGTGATTCCTGTTCTGCTGGTTCTGTTGCTCGCACTGTTGCTTTTCGGCGCGGGATTCGCCGTGAAACTGCTGTGGTGGGTGGCCATTGCCGTGCTGGTGGTGTGGCTGCTCGGATTCGTGATGCGCAGTACGACGGCGGGTGGATCGAGGTCACGATGGTACCGGTGGTGAGTAACCGAACCAGGTATCGATAAACCCCGGGACGAAACCTTTGAAGTGCCGTCCGGGCCGGTGGGAATGATCCGCGAAATACCGGCCCGGACGGCACTTGTGTGGTGTCACGGCGGGTTTCCCTGCGGGGGCCTGGGTTACCCGGAAGGCCTGGCACAAACCACACCCCCGGGAGGGCGTCATGCCCGAGTACGGCTACTTTCTGGCATCGGAGGAATTCGGGCCGCGCGAGCTCGTCGAACAGGCCCGGATGGCGGAACAGGCGGGCTTCGACTGCCTGTGGATCTCCGACCACTACCACCCGTGGAACGACGCCCAGGGCCAGAGCCCCTTCGTGTGGAACGTGATCGGCGCCCTCGCGGAGGCCGTGTCGCTGCCCGTGGAGACCGCGGTCACCTGCCCCACTGTCCGTATCCACCCCGCCGTCCTCGCCCAGGCCGTCGCCACCAGCGCGGTGCAGTTGGAGGGCCGTTTCCGGTTCGGTGTCGGCACCGGGGAGGCGCTCAACGAGCACATCCTGGGCGGGCCCTGGCCCTCCGCGCACGTGCGCATGGAGATGCTCGAAGAGGCCATCTCGGTCATCCGAAGGCTCCTCGACGGCGGCGAGGTCACCCATCGTGGCGAGCACTACACCGTGGAGAACGCCCGCATCTACACGCTGCCCGAAGGCCCCGTGCCCATCGACATCTCCGGCTTCGGCCCGCAGGCCACCGCGCTCGCCGCCCGCGTAGGCGACGGCTACATCACCATGAGCCCCGACGAGGAGCTGGTCACCCAGTTCCGTAAGGGCGGAGGCGGTGCGAAGCCCGTCGCCGGTGGCCTCAAGGTCTGCTACGGGATCGACCGGGCGGAGGCCGTGCGCCGCGTGCACGGGCTGTGGGCGAACCAGCTACTGCCTGGCGAACTTGGCCAAGTGCTGCCCACGCCCCGCCACTTCGAGCAGGCGGAGAGCCTCGTCACCGAGCAGATGGTCGACGGCGCGCTGCCCTGCGGCCCCGACGTCGACGAGCACGTGGGCGCCCTCGACGCCTTCGCCCGGGCCGGCTTCGACCGTGTCTACGTCAACCAGATCGGCCCGGACCAGCAGGAGTTCTTCGACTTCTACCGGACGAAGGTGCTGCCGCAGCTCAAGAACGACACACCCATCGGTGCGACCAGCGGCTCGGCAGGGTGAGGCACGGCAGACGACGATGATGACCGACACCCCGAAGTCCCCGAGCACCTGCCTGCCCGTCGAACGCCTCGACGTCAGCGCCTACACGGTGCCCACCGACGCCCCCGAAGCCGATGCCACCCTCGCCTGGGACACCACGACGATCGTCTTCGTCGAGGCCAGGGCCGGCGGTCTCACCGGCATCGGCTGGACCTATGCGCCACCGGCCGCCGCCGATGTCGTCCGCGACCAACTCGCCGGGCTCGTCGAGGGACGCGACGCCTTCGACATCCCCGCCGCCCACGTGGCGCAGTGCCAGGGCGTCCGCAACGCGGGCAGGCCCGGCATCGCGTCCTGCGCGATCTCCGCCGTCGACCTCGCCCTGTGGGACCTCAAGGCCCGCCTCATGGACCTCCCGCTCGTCCGCCTCCTCGGCGCGGCACGGGACACCGTCCCCGTCTACGGCAGCGGCGGCTTCACCACGTACCACGACAGCCACCTGGCCGCCCAACTCAGCGGCTGGGTGCACGGCCAGCACATCCCCCAGGTCAAGATAAAGATCGGCGAGGCCTGCGGCCGGTCGGTGCCCCGCGACCTCCAAAGGGTCCGCAGTGCCCGCAAAGTCATCGGCGGGGACGCCGAGTTGTACGTCGACGCGGCCGGCGGCTACAACCGCAAGCAGGCGATCCGCGTCGGCGAGGCGCTCGTCCCCCACGGCGTCGGCTGGTTCGAGGAACCCGTCTCCTCCGACGACCTCACAGGACTCCGCCTCGTCCGCGACGCCCTCGTCTGCGACGTCACCGCCGGCGAATACGGCTACGACCTCCCGTACTTCGCCCGCATGATCGCCGCGGGCGCCGTCGACTGCCTCCAGGTCGACGTGACCCGCTGCGGAGGCATCACCGAATTCCTCCGCGCCGCCTCCCTCGCCCACGCCCACGGCCTGGAGATCTCGGCCCACTGCGCCCCGCACGCCCACGCGGACGTGGCGGCAGCGGTCCCGAACCTCCGCCACGTCGAGTGGTTCCACGACCACGTCCGGATCGAGTCGATGTTCTTCGCGGGCGTCCTGGACCCCTCGGGCGGAACGGTCCGCCCAGGCCAGAACGGCCCGGGCAACGGCCTGATCCTGCGAAGCGAGGAGGTGGAGGAGTACCGGGTCGCGTGAGCACTTCAAGCCCCAGGTGACCGGTTTGACGCTCCCCGATCCGGCTACCCGCCCCCAAGCCGTACGTCCCCTGGAAAGGAGCCGGGCCGGTGACCTCCCTGGCGAAGCATCCACACTCATACGCCGAGGACTCCCCGGGCGCCGACCGTGCCCTGATGACCGAACCACCCAAGGACGACCTCGTCCGCTTCCTCGAGGACCGCTTCGCCTGCGCGCAGTCGTGCACGGAGTGCGCCCGCGCCTGCGCCCTGCTGGTCAGCTCCACCGACCTGGGCCCCGCCGCCCCGCACGTGCACGGCCCCGTGCGCCCGGTCCCGGACGAGGGCCAGGAAAAGGCCGACGCACCGCACGGCCTGCGGCGCGCGCTGCTCCTCAGCGTCGAGGTGTGCGACGCGACCTGCCGACTGCTGTCGGAGGAGGCACACCAGGACGAGTACGGGATCCGGCTCCAGGTCGAGTGGTGCCGAGCAGTAGCCCTGGAGTGCGCGCACGTCTGCGACCGCACGCGCGACGCGGCCGACTGCGCCGAACAGTGCCGGGCCTGCGCGCGGGCATGCACGGACTTCCTCGCGACCCTCGGCTGACGTTCCATCAGTTCCCGCGGTCCACGGCATTCCCTATTTCTGGAACGCGTTCTACTGTGTGCGCCGTCAGGCTGGCGCAAGCCGGCTCCCGGACCACGCAGTCGAACGCCAGGAGGGGCCGTGCACCTCGAATACACGCCTGAGCAGCAGCAGTTGCGCACCGAGCTGCGTGCCTACTTCGCCGAGCTCGTACCCGAGAACGCGTACGCGCGCTACGAGGACCCGGCCGCGCAGAAGCGGTTCTACCGGGAGACGGTGCGCAGGCTCGGCAGTGACGGGTGGCTCGGCGTGGGCTGGCCGAAGGAGTACGGGGGCCGTGGCCTGTCCCCGATGGAACAGTTCATCTTCTTCGACGAGGCGGCGCAGGCGGGCGTGCCGCTGCCGCTGATGGCGCTGAACACCGTCGGTCCGACGATCATGCAGTTCGGGACCGACGAGCAGAAGGATTTCTTCCTGCCGAAGATCCTCTCCGGCGAGCTCGACTTCGCGATCGGCTACAGCGAGCCCGACGCGGGCACCGACCTCGCGGCGCTCAAGACCCGTGCGGTCAGGGACGGTGATGACTATGTCGTCAACGGCCAGAAGATCTGGACGACCAACGGGGACACGGCCGACTGGGTCTGGCTCGCCGTCCGCACCGACCCGGACGCGCCCTCGCACAAGGGCATCACCATGCTCCTCGTCCCGACGAGCGACCCCGGCTACTCCTGCACCGTCATCAACACCCTCGCCTCGCACGACACCACGGCCAGCTACTACGAGAACATCCGCGTCCCGGTCTCCCGCCGGGTGGGCGAGGAGAACAAGGGCTGGCGGCTGATCACCAACCAGCTCAACCACGAACGCGTCACGCTGGCCGCCCACGGCACCATGGCGATCCGCGCCCTGCACGACGTGCAGCGCTGGGCCATGGAGACGAAACTCGCCGACGGCCGCCGCGTCATCGACCTCGGCTGGGTCAGGAAGCGCCTCGCCCAGACCCACACCAAGCTCGACGCGATGAAGCTCCTCAACTGGCAGATGGTGAACGCCGTTCAGCAGGGCACCCTCCTCCCGCAGGACGCCTCCGCCGTCAAGGTCTACGGCTCCGAGGCCCGCAGGGACGCGTACGCCTGGCTGATGGAGGTGGTGGGCGCGGCGGGCGCGCTCAAGGAGGGCAGCGCGGGCACCGTCCTGCACGGGGAGCTGGAACGCGGCTACCGGTCGGCGGTCATCTTCACGTTCGGCGGCGGGAACAACGAGATCCAGCGGGAGATCATCTCGTGGATCGGTCTCGGGATGCCGAGGGTGCGGCGCTGACCGGATCGTCCAGGGCGATCCGGGCGAGAACGGGAAGGTGGTCACTGCCGGTCGCGGGCAGGGTGCGGATGGGGCCGACGTTCGCCGAGCGGGCCATGATCTGGTCGATCCGGGCGACGGGGAACGCGGCGGGGTAGCTGAAGGTGAACCCACGATCCGGTACGTCCAGTTGTGAGGTCAGCGGGGCGAGGCCGCGGTCGTCCACCGTTCCGTTGAAGTCGCCGACGACGAGGACCGTGTCGGTCTTCTCGGCGGCGACCTCCGCGCCGAGCCGGCGGGCGCTCTCGTCCCGCCACGCCGACTTCAGGCCACTGACGCCGAGCCGTACCGAGGGCAGATGGGCGACGTACACGGCGATGTCGCGCTGCGGGGCCTCGACGACCGCGCGCAGGCCGCGATTCCACGGCTCCGTGATCCCGGCGGGCTTGATGTCCGCGGCCCGGACGCCGGTGAGCGGGTACCTCGACCAGAGGCCGACGGTGCCGACCACCGCGTGGTGCGGATGGCTCGCGGCGAGACCGCGCTCGTACACCGCGCGGGCCTTGGGCAGCAGCTCTTCCAGGGCGATGAGGTCGGGGGACGGCCCGGACAGCTCGTGCGCCATGCCCTGCGGGTCGGTGTTCTCGTCACTGACGTTGTGCTGCACGACGACAAGGTCGTGCCCGTCGGACCGGGGCTCGGGCAGCAGTACGCCGCATTGGTGGGCCCAGACCGCCGTCGCCGGCAGCACAGCCAGCATCGCGAGCGGCGCTCGGCGCAGCAGCCCCAGGCCGAAGAGGACGACCAGGACCACCCAGGACCACGGCAGGAACGACTCCACCAGGCTCCCCAGCCGCCCCGGCGTGTTCGGAACCTGCCGGTGGAAGAGCAGCACGAGCGCGGTCACGACGGCGAACGCCGCGAGCACCCGGCCGCGACGCCACCGCGGGCGTCTGTCGCCCGCACCGTCCGTGGATGCCGCCGTCCCGTCGCCCCGCTCGCTCATGTCTCCCCGCCCGCTCGCCCGTTGCCCGTTCCCTGATCGTCAGGACGAGTCCGCCGTTGATCGGGTTCCGGTCCGTCCCATGTGCGTACGCTGCGAACAGGAGGTGCTGTGCGACATGAGCGAAGCGGACCCCGGGCTCTTCGGCCCCGACTCGGTGACCTGGCAGCTGCACGCCGACCCGATGATGTGGGTCGCGGGCGTGCGCGCCCTGTACTTCCAGGCGCTGCACCCGCGCGCCGTGCGCGGCGTCATGCAGAACTCCGACTTCCGGCGCGACGCCTGGGGACGGCTGATGCGGACCGCGGGCTTCGTCGGCACGACGACGTACGGGACGAGCGAGGCCGCCGAGAAGGCCGGCGCGCGCGTGCGGCGGATCCACAGCCACCTGGGGGTGACCGACCCGGACACGGGGGAGCGCTACGGCGTCGACGAACCCGAGTTGCTGCTGTGGGTGCACTGCGCCGAGATCGACTCCTATCTGCACGTCGCGCGCCGCTCCGGCTTCCGCCTCACCGAGGCGCAGGCCGACCGGTACGTAGCCGAGCACCGGACCAGCGCCCGGCTCGTCGGCCTCGCCCCGGAGAAGGTTCCGGGCAGCCAGGCGGAGTTGGCGGCGTACTTCGAGTCCGTACGCCCTGAGCTGGCCGCCGGGCCCGAGGCGCGCGACGTCGACGCCTTTCTGCAGCGGCCGCCCACCCACCTGTTGCTGATCCCCGCGCGCGAAGTCCTCTGGCGGCGCGTGGCCGGCCTCGCGTACGCCTCCCTGCCGCCGTACGCCCATGAGTTGTACGGCAGACAAGCCCCCGAACCGGGCGCCGTCACGCGCCGAATGCGCGCCACGGGCACCGCGCTGCGCCTGATTCCCGCCCGTGTGCGATGGCAACTGCCGCCGAAACACATCCTGCGGGCCATGGGGAGACTCGGTGTGGACGCCCGCCCTGCCCCGTACAAAGTCGACAGAGGGGAAGCCATACTGGACGGGCCGGGGAGGGCGTAGCGACGCGACGGGGGCGACGGCGGGAGATGCCAGGGGTGGGGGAGACGCGGGACGTCAGGCTGATCCACGGGCGGTATCAGCTGCTCGACCTGATCGGCAGAGGCGGCATGGGCGAGGTCTGGCGGGCGCGCGACGAGGCGCTCGGCCGGCACGTCGCCGTGAAGTGCCTCAAGCCGCTCGGACCCGAGCGCGACCAGAGCTTCACCCGCATCCTGCGGGAGCGCTTCCGCAGGGAGGCGCGGGTCGCCGCCGCGCTCCAGCACCGGGGCATCACGGTCGTGCACGACTTCGGCGAGTACGAGGGCATTCTCTATCTCGTCATGGAGCTGCTCGACGGGAAGAACTTGAGCCAGCTCCTCGACGACAATCGGCACCTCCCCCTGCCCGTGGGCGAGATCGTCGACATGGCCGAACAGGTCGCCTCCGCCCTCGCCTACACCCATGAACAGGGCGTCGTGCACCGCGATCTGAAGCCCGCGAACATCATGCGGCTCGGTGACGGCACCGCAAAGATCTGCGACTTCGGCATCGCCCGGCTCGGCCACGACATCGGGTTCACCGCACGCCTCACCGGCACCGGCGTCGCCATGGGGACCCCGCACTACATGTCGCCCGAACAGATCGGCGGCGACCAGGTCGACGAGCGCAGCGACCTGTACTCGCTGGGATGCGTGCTCTACGAAGTGGCCACGGGCGCCCCGCCGTTCGACCTCGAGGACGCGTGGTCCGTGCTCGTCGGGCACCGCGACACCGAACCAGCGGCGCCGCGCGGGCACCGGCCCGAGCTGCCCGGCTATCTCGACCGGATCATCCTGGACCTGCTCGCCAAGGACCCCGAGGAACGGCCGCGTGACGCCCGGGAGTTGGAGCGCCGGATCACGCAAGGCGCGCGGCCGGGACCCGGGACGTACGTGCCGACGGTGCGGGCGCCACAGATCGAGCCGCGCACGGACCCGCCCGTACGCGAACAGCCGCAACTGCCGCAACAGCCCGTACGGGAGCAGCCCGGGCAGCCCCGCGAGCCCCGGCTGCCCTCCTGGACCCGCGGCATGACCACAGGACACAAGGCCACCGCGGGCCCCGGCCCGCGCGTCACACCCCCGGACACCGCGGCCGGGCTCTCCGGAGAGTGGATCCCGCGCGACGGCGACCACACGCCCGCCGCGCCGGAGGTGGTCCAACGCCCCACTCCCGCCCCGGAACTGCTCGCCACCCTCGCCTCCCGGCACAACGCGGGGCTCAGCCTCGGCCGGCTCGAGCGCTGGGCCGAGGCGGGCGAGGTGCACCGCTCGGTCGCCGCCGAGCGGGAGCACGCCCTCGGGCCCGATCACCCCGACACCCTCGCCAGCCGCTACGAGGTCGCCTTCACCCTCAGCCGCACCGGGCGGGCCGCCGACGCGCTGCGCGAGTACCGGGGCGTCGTCGAGGGACGCGAGCGGGTGCTGGGACCCGAGCACCCCGACACGCTCGGGGCGCGCCAGGAAGTCGCGTACGTCCTGGGAAAGTTGGGGCGACACTTCGAGGCGCACCAGGTGTACAGCACCGTCCTCGGCGCCCGTGAGCGGGCCATGGGGCCCGAGCACCCGGACACGCTGCGCTGCCGCCACAACCTCGCCTTCAACCTCAGCAGGCTCGGCCGCCTCGAGGACTCGTACCGGATGGCGGAGGAGGTGGCGGACGCGCGTGGCCGCGTGCTCGGCGCCGACCACCCCGACACGCTCGTCACACGCTGCGAGGTCGGCTACGCGCTGGGGCAGTTGGGGCGGTGGAGCGAGGCCCTCGGGACGTATCAGGAGGTCGCCCGGGCCAGGGCGCGGGCCCTCGGCGACGACCACGCGGACACCCTCTCCGTCCGCTACGAAGTGGGCATCAGCCTCGGCCGGCTCGGCCGCAGCGCCGAGGCCCTGACGCTCTACCGCGACCTGATCGACGACCGTACGCGGGTCAGCGGGCCGCAGCACCCCGAGACGCTGCGCGCCCGGCACGGGCTCGGGGTGAACCTCGGGCGGCTGGCCCGCTGGGAGGAGGCCCTGTCGGAGGCCCGCGACGTGTGCGCGATCCGCGGGCGCGTGCTCGGCGCCGACCATCCGGACACGCTCGTCAGCCGCCGCGAGGTCGCCGTCGGCCTGGGCTGGCTCGGACGCTGGCAGGACGCCCTCGGGGAGTACCGCGCGGTGTCCACCGCTCGTGAGCGCGTCCTCGGCGAGGCCCACGCCAGCACCCTCGCCAGCCGCAACGACGAGGCCCACTGCCTGGAGCAGCTCGGCCGCACGGCGGACGCGGTCGCCCTGTACCGAAGGGTCGCGGTGCTGCGCCAAGAAGGTGCGCCGCGCGCGTGACCGTGGGCCCGCCCTCTGGTCCACCGCGCGCGGCCCGTGTTACCAAGGGCCATGCCCGCACATGATCTCCGCGCCCGCTACGACACGGTCGTCGTCGGCGGCGGCCACAACGGTCTGGTGGCCGCCGCCTATCTGGCCCGCGCAGGACAGTCCGTCGCCGTCGTCGAACGCCTCGGCACTACCGGCGGGGCCGCCGTCTCCACCCGCCCGTTCCCCGGCGTCGACGCCCGCCTCTCCCGCTACTCGTACCTCGTCAGCCTGCTGCCCAAGAAGATCGTGGCCGACCTGGGGCTGCGCTTCGCGACCGCGACCCGCGACGTCTCCTCGTACACCCCGACCGTCCGCGACGGGCGGCCGACGGGGCTGCTCGTCGGTGGCGGGGAGCAGCGGACGCGCGGCGCGTTCCGTGAACTCACGGGCAGCGACCAGGAGTACGAGGCGTGGAACCGCTTCTACGAGACGACCCGGCGCGTCGCAGAACGGGTCTTCCCGACGCTGACCGAGCCGCTGCCGTCAAGGGACGCGCTGCGCGAGCGGGTCGGCGACGAGGATGCCTGGCGGCTGCTGTTCGAGGACCCGATCGGCGTCGGCATCGAGGAGCACTTCACCGACGACCTGGTGCGCGGCGTCGTCCTCACCGACGCCCTGATCGGCACCTTCGCCGACGCCCACGACGCGTCCCTCGCCCAGAACCGCTGCTTCCTCTACCACGTGATCGGCAACGGCACGGGCGACTGGGACGTCCCCGTCGGCGGCATGGGCGCCCTCACGGACGCACTCGCCGCCGCGGCCCGCTCGGCCGGCGCCGACCTGGTCACCGGGCACGAGGTGACCCGGATCGAGACGGACGGCGCCGAGGCCGAGGTCACGTACAGGACGGCCGACTCCGAGGGCACCGTCGCCGCCCGCAACGTCCTCGTCAACGCCTCACCGCAGGACCTCGCCCGGCTCACCGGCAGCGCCCCACCGGCCCCTGCAGAGGGCGCCCAGCTCAAGGTCAACATGCTGCTGAAGCGGCTGCCGCGCCTCAAGGACACCTCCGTCGACCCGCGCGAGGCGTTCGCCGGAACCTTCCATGTCGCGGAGGGGTACGGCCAGTTGGCCACGGCGCACGCCGAGGCCGCCGCGGGCGCCCTGCCCGGCGCGCCGCCCTCCGAGATCTACTGCCACTCGCTGACCGACCCGACGATCCTCGCCCCGGACCTGGTCGAACGCGGCTACCAGACGCTCACCCTGTTCGGCCTGCACACCCCGGCCCGGCTCTTCGCCGCCGAC
Protein-coding sequences here:
- a CDS encoding serine/threonine-protein kinase, with the protein product MPGVGETRDVRLIHGRYQLLDLIGRGGMGEVWRARDEALGRHVAVKCLKPLGPERDQSFTRILRERFRREARVAAALQHRGITVVHDFGEYEGILYLVMELLDGKNLSQLLDDNRHLPLPVGEIVDMAEQVASALAYTHEQGVVHRDLKPANIMRLGDGTAKICDFGIARLGHDIGFTARLTGTGVAMGTPHYMSPEQIGGDQVDERSDLYSLGCVLYEVATGAPPFDLEDAWSVLVGHRDTEPAAPRGHRPELPGYLDRIILDLLAKDPEERPRDARELERRITQGARPGPGTYVPTVRAPQIEPRTDPPVREQPQLPQQPVREQPGQPREPRLPSWTRGMTTGHKATAGPGPRVTPPDTAAGLSGEWIPRDGDHTPAAPEVVQRPTPAPELLATLASRHNAGLSLGRLERWAEAGEVHRSVAAEREHALGPDHPDTLASRYEVAFTLSRTGRAADALREYRGVVEGRERVLGPEHPDTLGARQEVAYVLGKLGRHFEAHQVYSTVLGARERAMGPEHPDTLRCRHNLAFNLSRLGRLEDSYRMAEEVADARGRVLGADHPDTLVTRCEVGYALGQLGRWSEALGTYQEVARARARALGDDHADTLSVRYEVGISLGRLGRSAEALTLYRDLIDDRTRVSGPQHPETLRARHGLGVNLGRLARWEEALSEARDVCAIRGRVLGADHPDTLVSRREVAVGLGWLGRWQDALGEYRAVSTARERVLGEAHASTLASRNDEAHCLEQLGRTADAVALYRRVAVLRQEGAPRA
- a CDS encoding phytoene desaturase family protein, which encodes MPAHDLRARYDTVVVGGGHNGLVAAAYLARAGQSVAVVERLGTTGGAAVSTRPFPGVDARLSRYSYLVSLLPKKIVADLGLRFATATRDVSSYTPTVRDGRPTGLLVGGGEQRTRGAFRELTGSDQEYEAWNRFYETTRRVAERVFPTLTEPLPSRDALRERVGDEDAWRLLFEDPIGVGIEEHFTDDLVRGVVLTDALIGTFADAHDASLAQNRCFLYHVIGNGTGDWDVPVGGMGALTDALAAAARSAGADLVTGHEVTRIETDGAEAEVTYRTADSEGTVAARNVLVNASPQDLARLTGSAPPAPAEGAQLKVNMLLKRLPRLKDTSVDPREAFAGTFHVAEGYGQLATAHAEAAAGALPGAPPSEIYCHSLTDPTILAPDLVERGYQTLTLFGLHTPARLFAADNDTARADLLKATLAQLDTHLAEPVEDCLAEDADGRPCIEAKTPLDLERDLRLPGGNIFHRELSFPYSSEDTGRWGVETGHANVLLCGAGAVRGGGVSGIPGHNAAMAVLGH